Proteins found in one Cataglyphis hispanica isolate Lineage 1 chromosome 15, ULB_Chis1_1.0, whole genome shotgun sequence genomic segment:
- the LOC126855292 gene encoding calpain-A isoform X5: protein MNYYGGYNSGDGADDVFVKAAVEVKRFLPSLFNIKVLGEKGSGFRSRGAIQDFNSLRRECLATGRLFEDPEFPADDSSLYFSRRPDRYIEWKRPMEIADNPQLFVEGFSRFDVQQGELGDCWLLAAVANLTMHSNLFFQVVPEDQSFEENYAGIFHFRFWQYGRWVDVVIDDRLPTCRGELVYLHSAESNEFWSALLEKAYAKLHGSYEALKGGTTCEAMEDFTGGVTEMYQMDQTPPNLFNILLKAFERNSLLGCSIEPDPNIVEAETPQGLIRGHAYSITRVKHVEIQTPNQFGTIPLLRLRNPWGNEAEWNGPWSDQSPEWRFIPDHEKEELGLTFDMDGEFWMSFHDFTRHFTQLEICNLNPDSLTTDDIDAGKKRWEMSVFEGEWVRGVTAGGCRNYLETFWHNPQYRITLEHPDEDDDKCTVIVALMQKNRRAQKRMGADCLTIGFAIYHLEYPERLPKPLDINFFKYNASVGRSPAFINLREVTCRFKLPPGVYCIVPSTFDPNEEGEFLLRIFSENKNNMEENDEEVGIGEVDDRVINSVSDKEEHEDNVRDEPEQDRNTEKVREFFKKLAGDDLEVDWMELKDILDFAMKKELLQLAHHNEAYGPETVEGNDSFINTLISLLCGIICNNEQYNKPIDTHDRGFSKDICRSMVAMLDVDHSGKLGFEEFKTLWNDIRKWRAVFKLYDRDESGYLSAFELRQALNSAGYRLNNHILNILVHRYGNKDGRITFDDYIMCAVRLKTMIDIFRERDPDQTNTATFTMEEWIEKTLYS, encoded by the exons ATGAATTATTACGGAGGTTATAACAGTGGAGATGGAGCGGATGATGTGTTCGTTAAAGCGGCAGTCGAGGTCAAACGATTTCTTCCATCGCTCTTCAATATCAAAGTG CTAGGAGAGAAAGGCTCCGGCTTTAGATCACGAGGAGCGATCCAAGATTTTAACTCGCTGAGACGAGAATGCCTGGCAACAGGACGTTTGTTTGAGGATCCTGAATTCCCAGCCGACGATTCGTCGCTATACTTCTCCCGTAGACCGGATAGATACATAGAATGGAAACGACCAATG GAAATTGCGGACAATCCTCAACTTTTCGTGGAGGGTTTCTCAAGATTCGATGTTCAACAAGGAGAGTTAGGAGATTGCTGGTTGCTAGCCGCCGTAGCGAATTTGACAATGCATTccaatttattctttcaagTAGTACCAGAAGATCAGAGTTTCGAAGAAAATTATGCTGGAATCTTCCATTTCAg ATTCTGGCAATATGGCAGATGGGTCGATGTCGTGATTGATGATCGATTGCCTACTTGTCGCGGAGAATTGGTATATTTACATTCGGCTGAAAGCAACGAATTTTGGAGCGCTCTTCTTGAAAAAGCTTATGCGAAACTTCACGGCTCTTACGAAGCATTAAAGGGTGGCACAACTTGCGAAGCTATGGAGGACTTTACTGGTGGAGTGACGGAAATGTATCAAATGGATCAAACACCACCAaacttgtttaatatattgttgaaGGCTTTTGAGAGAAATTCGTTATTAGGTTGCTCCATTGAG CCTGATCCAAACATAGTAGAGGCTGAAACACCCCAGGGTTTGATACGCGGTCACGCATACAGCATTACTCGTGTAAAGCATGTAGAGATTCAAACACCGAACCAGTTTGGTACAATACCTCTCTTGAGACTTCGAAATCCTTGGGGAAACGAAGCAGAATGGAATGGACCTTGGAGCGACCA ATCACCGGAATGGAGATTCATCCCCGATCACGAGAAGGAAGAGCTTGGTCTGACTTTCGACATGGACGGCGAATTTTGGATGTCATTCCATGATTTTACACGCCATTTTACTCAACTcgaaatatgcaatttaaatcCCGATTCCTTAACTACAGACGATATTGACGCCGGGAAGAAGCGCTGGGAGATGAGTGTATTTGAGGGAGAATGGGTGCGCGGTGTAACAGCGGGTGgttgtagaaattatttag AGACTTTCTGGCACAATCCGCAGTATCGTATCACATTAGAGCATCCAGATGAAGACGATGACAAATGTACCGTAATCGTCGCCCTGATGCAAAAAAACAGGAGAGCTCAAAAAAGAATGGGTGCCGATTGCCTTACTATCGGATTCGCGATATATCAT ttGGAGTATCCAGAAAGACTACCAAAGCCGCTAGACATAAACTTTTTCAAATACAATGCATCTGTCGGACGTTCACcggcatttataaatttacgagAAGTTACGTGTCGTTTTAAATTACCACCGGGCGTGTACTGTATAGTTCCAAGTACTTTTGACCCAAACGAGGAAGGTGAATTCTTGCTAAGAATCTTCTCTGAAAACAAGAACAATATGGA AGAGAATGACGAAGAAGTTGGTATCGGAGAAGTCGATGATAGG GTAATTAACTCTGTGAGCGATAAAGAGGAGCATGAAGATAAT GTTCGCGACGAACCCGAACAAGACCGCAATACCGAAAAAGTTAGGGAATTCTTCAAGAAACTTGCTGGTGATGACTTGGAAGTGGATTGGATGGAACTCAAAGATATCTTAGATTTTGCCATGAAAAAAG AATTACTGCAGTTGGCGCATCATAACGAGGCATATGGCCCTGAAACTGTTGAAGGAAATGATTCATTTATCAACACTCTCATCTCACTGTTATGCggcattatttgtaataatgaaCAATACAATAAGCCTATAG ACACTCATGATAGAGGGTTCAGCAAAGATATATGTCGCAGTATGGTTGCTATGTTGGATGTAGATCACTCTGGAAAACTCGGCTTTGAAGAATTCAAGACATTGTGGAACGACATTAGAAAGTGGAGG gctgtatttaaattatacgacAGAGATGAATCGGGATATCTAAGTGCATTTGAATTAAGACAAGCGTTAAATAGTGCAGGATACCGCTTGAATAATCACATTCTTAACATTTTGGTTCATCGTTATGGCAATAAAGATGGCAGGATTACTTTTGATGACTACATAATGTGTGCAGTCAGACTTAAAACAATGATTG ACattttcagagagagagatcctGATCAAACCAACACAGCTACATTTACAATGGAAGAATGGATAGAAAAAACGCTCTATtcctaa
- the LOC126855292 gene encoding calpain-A isoform X6, with protein MYSYGWNKEICEPEFVRQETKKIELGEKGSGFRSRGAIQDFNSLRRECLATGRLFEDPEFPADDSSLYFSRRPDRYIEWKRPMEIADNPQLFVEGFSRFDVQQGELGDCWLLAAVANLTMHSNLFFQVVPEDQSFEENYAGIFHFRFWQYGRWVDVVIDDRLPTCRGELVYLHSAESNEFWSALLEKAYAKLHGSYEALKGGTTCEAMEDFTGGVTEMYQMDQTPPNLFNILLKAFERNSLLGCSIEPDPNIVEAETPQGLIRGHAYSITRVKHVEIQTPNQFGTIPLLRLRNPWGNEAEWNGPWSDQSPEWRFIPDHEKEELGLTFDMDGEFWMSFHDFTRHFTQLEICNLNPDSLTTDDIDAGKKRWEMSVFEGEWVRGVTAGGCRNYLETFWHNPQYRITLEHPDEDDDKCTVIVALMQKNRRAQKRMGADCLTIGFAIYHLEYPERLPKPLDINFFKYNASVGRSPAFINLREVTCRFKLPPGVYCIVPSTFDPNEEGEFLLRIFSENKNNMEENDEEVGIGEVDDRVINSVSDKEEHEDNVRDEPEQDRNTEKVREFFKKLAGDDLEVDWMELKDILDFAMKKELLQLAHHNEAYGPETVEGNDSFINTLISLLCGIICNNEQYNKPIDTHDRGFSKDICRSMVAMLDVDHSGKLGFEEFKTLWNDIRKWRAVFKLYDRDESGYLSAFELRQALNSAGYRLNNHILNILVHRYGNKDGRITFDDYIMCAVRLKTMIDIFRERDPDQTNTATFTMEEWIEKTLYS; from the exons atgtattcgtATGGATGGAACAAAGAAATATGCGAGCCGGAATTTGTACGACAAGAAACGAAAAAGATAGAG CTAGGAGAGAAAGGCTCCGGCTTTAGATCACGAGGAGCGATCCAAGATTTTAACTCGCTGAGACGAGAATGCCTGGCAACAGGACGTTTGTTTGAGGATCCTGAATTCCCAGCCGACGATTCGTCGCTATACTTCTCCCGTAGACCGGATAGATACATAGAATGGAAACGACCAATG GAAATTGCGGACAATCCTCAACTTTTCGTGGAGGGTTTCTCAAGATTCGATGTTCAACAAGGAGAGTTAGGAGATTGCTGGTTGCTAGCCGCCGTAGCGAATTTGACAATGCATTccaatttattctttcaagTAGTACCAGAAGATCAGAGTTTCGAAGAAAATTATGCTGGAATCTTCCATTTCAg ATTCTGGCAATATGGCAGATGGGTCGATGTCGTGATTGATGATCGATTGCCTACTTGTCGCGGAGAATTGGTATATTTACATTCGGCTGAAAGCAACGAATTTTGGAGCGCTCTTCTTGAAAAAGCTTATGCGAAACTTCACGGCTCTTACGAAGCATTAAAGGGTGGCACAACTTGCGAAGCTATGGAGGACTTTACTGGTGGAGTGACGGAAATGTATCAAATGGATCAAACACCACCAaacttgtttaatatattgttgaaGGCTTTTGAGAGAAATTCGTTATTAGGTTGCTCCATTGAG CCTGATCCAAACATAGTAGAGGCTGAAACACCCCAGGGTTTGATACGCGGTCACGCATACAGCATTACTCGTGTAAAGCATGTAGAGATTCAAACACCGAACCAGTTTGGTACAATACCTCTCTTGAGACTTCGAAATCCTTGGGGAAACGAAGCAGAATGGAATGGACCTTGGAGCGACCA ATCACCGGAATGGAGATTCATCCCCGATCACGAGAAGGAAGAGCTTGGTCTGACTTTCGACATGGACGGCGAATTTTGGATGTCATTCCATGATTTTACACGCCATTTTACTCAACTcgaaatatgcaatttaaatcCCGATTCCTTAACTACAGACGATATTGACGCCGGGAAGAAGCGCTGGGAGATGAGTGTATTTGAGGGAGAATGGGTGCGCGGTGTAACAGCGGGTGgttgtagaaattatttag AGACTTTCTGGCACAATCCGCAGTATCGTATCACATTAGAGCATCCAGATGAAGACGATGACAAATGTACCGTAATCGTCGCCCTGATGCAAAAAAACAGGAGAGCTCAAAAAAGAATGGGTGCCGATTGCCTTACTATCGGATTCGCGATATATCAT ttGGAGTATCCAGAAAGACTACCAAAGCCGCTAGACATAAACTTTTTCAAATACAATGCATCTGTCGGACGTTCACcggcatttataaatttacgagAAGTTACGTGTCGTTTTAAATTACCACCGGGCGTGTACTGTATAGTTCCAAGTACTTTTGACCCAAACGAGGAAGGTGAATTCTTGCTAAGAATCTTCTCTGAAAACAAGAACAATATGGA AGAGAATGACGAAGAAGTTGGTATCGGAGAAGTCGATGATAGG GTAATTAACTCTGTGAGCGATAAAGAGGAGCATGAAGATAAT GTTCGCGACGAACCCGAACAAGACCGCAATACCGAAAAAGTTAGGGAATTCTTCAAGAAACTTGCTGGTGATGACTTGGAAGTGGATTGGATGGAACTCAAAGATATCTTAGATTTTGCCATGAAAAAAG AATTACTGCAGTTGGCGCATCATAACGAGGCATATGGCCCTGAAACTGTTGAAGGAAATGATTCATTTATCAACACTCTCATCTCACTGTTATGCggcattatttgtaataatgaaCAATACAATAAGCCTATAG ACACTCATGATAGAGGGTTCAGCAAAGATATATGTCGCAGTATGGTTGCTATGTTGGATGTAGATCACTCTGGAAAACTCGGCTTTGAAGAATTCAAGACATTGTGGAACGACATTAGAAAGTGGAGG gctgtatttaaattatacgacAGAGATGAATCGGGATATCTAAGTGCATTTGAATTAAGACAAGCGTTAAATAGTGCAGGATACCGCTTGAATAATCACATTCTTAACATTTTGGTTCATCGTTATGGCAATAAAGATGGCAGGATTACTTTTGATGACTACATAATGTGTGCAGTCAGACTTAAAACAATGATTG ACattttcagagagagagatcctGATCAAACCAACACAGCTACATTTACAATGGAAGAATGGATAGAAAAAACGCTCTATtcctaa
- the LOC126855292 gene encoding calpain-A isoform X3, whose protein sequence is MDLQRNKYANYRYSNYMQEGLAVLKIGSNFKSVKSTNNRIITKNNILYSTRLEFTPNSKASLPNKLDSSVIKERLNFRQDKKLYEDKAIRTAKNFIGKSCYNLGEKGSGFRSRGAIQDFNSLRRECLATGRLFEDPEFPADDSSLYFSRRPDRYIEWKRPMEIADNPQLFVEGFSRFDVQQGELGDCWLLAAVANLTMHSNLFFQVVPEDQSFEENYAGIFHFRFWQYGRWVDVVIDDRLPTCRGELVYLHSAESNEFWSALLEKAYAKLHGSYEALKGGTTCEAMEDFTGGVTEMYQMDQTPPNLFNILLKAFERNSLLGCSIEPDPNIVEAETPQGLIRGHAYSITRVKHVEIQTPNQFGTIPLLRLRNPWGNEAEWNGPWSDQSPEWRFIPDHEKEELGLTFDMDGEFWMSFHDFTRHFTQLEICNLNPDSLTTDDIDAGKKRWEMSVFEGEWVRGVTAGGCRNYLETFWHNPQYRITLEHPDEDDDKCTVIVALMQKNRRAQKRMGADCLTIGFAIYHLEYPERLPKPLDINFFKYNASVGRSPAFINLREVTCRFKLPPGVYCIVPSTFDPNEEGEFLLRIFSENKNNMEENDEEVGIGEVDDRVINSVSDKEEHEDNVRDEPEQDRNTEKVREFFKKLAGDDLEVDWMELKDILDFAMKKDTHDRGFSKDICRSMVAMLDVDHSGKLGFEEFKTLWNDIRKWRAVFKLYDRDESGYLSAFELRQALNSAGYRLNNHILNILVHRYGNKDGRITFDDYIMCAVRLKTMIDIFRERDPDQTNTATFTMEEWIEKTLYS, encoded by the exons atgGATCTGCAACGTAATAAGTATGCTAATTATCGTTACTCCAATTATATGCAAGAAGGTCTTGCAGTTTTGAAAATCGGATCTAATTTCAAGTCCGTAAAATCTacgaataatagaataatcacCAAAAACAATATTCTATACTCTACCAGACTCGAATTCACTCCCAATTCGAAAGCGAGCTTGCCAAACAAGTTGGACAGTTCTGTAATCAAGGAGCGTTTAAATTTTCgccaagataaaaaattgtacgagGATAAAGCTATACGAActgcaaaaaatttcatcgGAAAATCTTGTTATAAC CTAGGAGAGAAAGGCTCCGGCTTTAGATCACGAGGAGCGATCCAAGATTTTAACTCGCTGAGACGAGAATGCCTGGCAACAGGACGTTTGTTTGAGGATCCTGAATTCCCAGCCGACGATTCGTCGCTATACTTCTCCCGTAGACCGGATAGATACATAGAATGGAAACGACCAATG GAAATTGCGGACAATCCTCAACTTTTCGTGGAGGGTTTCTCAAGATTCGATGTTCAACAAGGAGAGTTAGGAGATTGCTGGTTGCTAGCCGCCGTAGCGAATTTGACAATGCATTccaatttattctttcaagTAGTACCAGAAGATCAGAGTTTCGAAGAAAATTATGCTGGAATCTTCCATTTCAg ATTCTGGCAATATGGCAGATGGGTCGATGTCGTGATTGATGATCGATTGCCTACTTGTCGCGGAGAATTGGTATATTTACATTCGGCTGAAAGCAACGAATTTTGGAGCGCTCTTCTTGAAAAAGCTTATGCGAAACTTCACGGCTCTTACGAAGCATTAAAGGGTGGCACAACTTGCGAAGCTATGGAGGACTTTACTGGTGGAGTGACGGAAATGTATCAAATGGATCAAACACCACCAaacttgtttaatatattgttgaaGGCTTTTGAGAGAAATTCGTTATTAGGTTGCTCCATTGAG CCTGATCCAAACATAGTAGAGGCTGAAACACCCCAGGGTTTGATACGCGGTCACGCATACAGCATTACTCGTGTAAAGCATGTAGAGATTCAAACACCGAACCAGTTTGGTACAATACCTCTCTTGAGACTTCGAAATCCTTGGGGAAACGAAGCAGAATGGAATGGACCTTGGAGCGACCA ATCACCGGAATGGAGATTCATCCCCGATCACGAGAAGGAAGAGCTTGGTCTGACTTTCGACATGGACGGCGAATTTTGGATGTCATTCCATGATTTTACACGCCATTTTACTCAACTcgaaatatgcaatttaaatcCCGATTCCTTAACTACAGACGATATTGACGCCGGGAAGAAGCGCTGGGAGATGAGTGTATTTGAGGGAGAATGGGTGCGCGGTGTAACAGCGGGTGgttgtagaaattatttag AGACTTTCTGGCACAATCCGCAGTATCGTATCACATTAGAGCATCCAGATGAAGACGATGACAAATGTACCGTAATCGTCGCCCTGATGCAAAAAAACAGGAGAGCTCAAAAAAGAATGGGTGCCGATTGCCTTACTATCGGATTCGCGATATATCAT ttGGAGTATCCAGAAAGACTACCAAAGCCGCTAGACATAAACTTTTTCAAATACAATGCATCTGTCGGACGTTCACcggcatttataaatttacgagAAGTTACGTGTCGTTTTAAATTACCACCGGGCGTGTACTGTATAGTTCCAAGTACTTTTGACCCAAACGAGGAAGGTGAATTCTTGCTAAGAATCTTCTCTGAAAACAAGAACAATATGGA AGAGAATGACGAAGAAGTTGGTATCGGAGAAGTCGATGATAGG GTAATTAACTCTGTGAGCGATAAAGAGGAGCATGAAGATAAT GTTCGCGACGAACCCGAACAAGACCGCAATACCGAAAAAGTTAGGGAATTCTTCAAGAAACTTGCTGGTGATGACTTGGAAGTGGATTGGATGGAACTCAAAGATATCTTAGATTTTGCCATGAAAAAAG ACACTCATGATAGAGGGTTCAGCAAAGATATATGTCGCAGTATGGTTGCTATGTTGGATGTAGATCACTCTGGAAAACTCGGCTTTGAAGAATTCAAGACATTGTGGAACGACATTAGAAAGTGGAGG gctgtatttaaattatacgacAGAGATGAATCGGGATATCTAAGTGCATTTGAATTAAGACAAGCGTTAAATAGTGCAGGATACCGCTTGAATAATCACATTCTTAACATTTTGGTTCATCGTTATGGCAATAAAGATGGCAGGATTACTTTTGATGACTACATAATGTGTGCAGTCAGACTTAAAACAATGATTG ACattttcagagagagagatcctGATCAAACCAACACAGCTACATTTACAATGGAAGAATGGATAGAAAAAACGCTCTATtcctaa
- the LOC126855292 gene encoding calpain-A isoform X1 → MDLQRNKYANYRYSNYMQEGLAVLKIGSNFKSVKSTNNRIITKNNILYSTRLEFTPNSKASLPNKLDSSVIKERLNFRQDKKLYEDKAIRTAKNFIGKSCYNLGEKGSGFRSRGAIQDFNSLRRECLATGRLFEDPEFPADDSSLYFSRRPDRYIEWKRPMEIADNPQLFVEGFSRFDVQQGELGDCWLLAAVANLTMHSNLFFQVVPEDQSFEENYAGIFHFRFWQYGRWVDVVIDDRLPTCRGELVYLHSAESNEFWSALLEKAYAKLHGSYEALKGGTTCEAMEDFTGGVTEMYQMDQTPPNLFNILLKAFERNSLLGCSIEPDPNIVEAETPQGLIRGHAYSITRVKHVEIQTPNQFGTIPLLRLRNPWGNEAEWNGPWSDQSPEWRFIPDHEKEELGLTFDMDGEFWMSFHDFTRHFTQLEICNLNPDSLTTDDIDAGKKRWEMSVFEGEWVRGVTAGGCRNYLETFWHNPQYRITLEHPDEDDDKCTVIVALMQKNRRAQKRMGADCLTIGFAIYHLEYPERLPKPLDINFFKYNASVGRSPAFINLREVTCRFKLPPGVYCIVPSTFDPNEEGEFLLRIFSENKNNMEENDEEVGIGEVDDRVINSVSDKEEHEDNVRDEPEQDRNTEKVREFFKKLAGDDLEVDWMELKDILDFAMKKELLQLAHHNEAYGPETVEGNDSFINTLISLLCGIICNNEQYNKPIDTHDRGFSKDICRSMVAMLDVDHSGKLGFEEFKTLWNDIRKWRAVFKLYDRDESGYLSAFELRQALNSAGYRLNNHILNILVHRYGNKDGRITFDDYIMCAVRLKTMIDIFRERDPDQTNTATFTMEEWIEKTLYS, encoded by the exons atgGATCTGCAACGTAATAAGTATGCTAATTATCGTTACTCCAATTATATGCAAGAAGGTCTTGCAGTTTTGAAAATCGGATCTAATTTCAAGTCCGTAAAATCTacgaataatagaataatcacCAAAAACAATATTCTATACTCTACCAGACTCGAATTCACTCCCAATTCGAAAGCGAGCTTGCCAAACAAGTTGGACAGTTCTGTAATCAAGGAGCGTTTAAATTTTCgccaagataaaaaattgtacgagGATAAAGCTATACGAActgcaaaaaatttcatcgGAAAATCTTGTTATAAC CTAGGAGAGAAAGGCTCCGGCTTTAGATCACGAGGAGCGATCCAAGATTTTAACTCGCTGAGACGAGAATGCCTGGCAACAGGACGTTTGTTTGAGGATCCTGAATTCCCAGCCGACGATTCGTCGCTATACTTCTCCCGTAGACCGGATAGATACATAGAATGGAAACGACCAATG GAAATTGCGGACAATCCTCAACTTTTCGTGGAGGGTTTCTCAAGATTCGATGTTCAACAAGGAGAGTTAGGAGATTGCTGGTTGCTAGCCGCCGTAGCGAATTTGACAATGCATTccaatttattctttcaagTAGTACCAGAAGATCAGAGTTTCGAAGAAAATTATGCTGGAATCTTCCATTTCAg ATTCTGGCAATATGGCAGATGGGTCGATGTCGTGATTGATGATCGATTGCCTACTTGTCGCGGAGAATTGGTATATTTACATTCGGCTGAAAGCAACGAATTTTGGAGCGCTCTTCTTGAAAAAGCTTATGCGAAACTTCACGGCTCTTACGAAGCATTAAAGGGTGGCACAACTTGCGAAGCTATGGAGGACTTTACTGGTGGAGTGACGGAAATGTATCAAATGGATCAAACACCACCAaacttgtttaatatattgttgaaGGCTTTTGAGAGAAATTCGTTATTAGGTTGCTCCATTGAG CCTGATCCAAACATAGTAGAGGCTGAAACACCCCAGGGTTTGATACGCGGTCACGCATACAGCATTACTCGTGTAAAGCATGTAGAGATTCAAACACCGAACCAGTTTGGTACAATACCTCTCTTGAGACTTCGAAATCCTTGGGGAAACGAAGCAGAATGGAATGGACCTTGGAGCGACCA ATCACCGGAATGGAGATTCATCCCCGATCACGAGAAGGAAGAGCTTGGTCTGACTTTCGACATGGACGGCGAATTTTGGATGTCATTCCATGATTTTACACGCCATTTTACTCAACTcgaaatatgcaatttaaatcCCGATTCCTTAACTACAGACGATATTGACGCCGGGAAGAAGCGCTGGGAGATGAGTGTATTTGAGGGAGAATGGGTGCGCGGTGTAACAGCGGGTGgttgtagaaattatttag AGACTTTCTGGCACAATCCGCAGTATCGTATCACATTAGAGCATCCAGATGAAGACGATGACAAATGTACCGTAATCGTCGCCCTGATGCAAAAAAACAGGAGAGCTCAAAAAAGAATGGGTGCCGATTGCCTTACTATCGGATTCGCGATATATCAT ttGGAGTATCCAGAAAGACTACCAAAGCCGCTAGACATAAACTTTTTCAAATACAATGCATCTGTCGGACGTTCACcggcatttataaatttacgagAAGTTACGTGTCGTTTTAAATTACCACCGGGCGTGTACTGTATAGTTCCAAGTACTTTTGACCCAAACGAGGAAGGTGAATTCTTGCTAAGAATCTTCTCTGAAAACAAGAACAATATGGA AGAGAATGACGAAGAAGTTGGTATCGGAGAAGTCGATGATAGG GTAATTAACTCTGTGAGCGATAAAGAGGAGCATGAAGATAAT GTTCGCGACGAACCCGAACAAGACCGCAATACCGAAAAAGTTAGGGAATTCTTCAAGAAACTTGCTGGTGATGACTTGGAAGTGGATTGGATGGAACTCAAAGATATCTTAGATTTTGCCATGAAAAAAG AATTACTGCAGTTGGCGCATCATAACGAGGCATATGGCCCTGAAACTGTTGAAGGAAATGATTCATTTATCAACACTCTCATCTCACTGTTATGCggcattatttgtaataatgaaCAATACAATAAGCCTATAG ACACTCATGATAGAGGGTTCAGCAAAGATATATGTCGCAGTATGGTTGCTATGTTGGATGTAGATCACTCTGGAAAACTCGGCTTTGAAGAATTCAAGACATTGTGGAACGACATTAGAAAGTGGAGG gctgtatttaaattatacgacAGAGATGAATCGGGATATCTAAGTGCATTTGAATTAAGACAAGCGTTAAATAGTGCAGGATACCGCTTGAATAATCACATTCTTAACATTTTGGTTCATCGTTATGGCAATAAAGATGGCAGGATTACTTTTGATGACTACATAATGTGTGCAGTCAGACTTAAAACAATGATTG ACattttcagagagagagatcctGATCAAACCAACACAGCTACATTTACAATGGAAGAATGGATAGAAAAAACGCTCTATtcctaa